The genomic interval GACAGAGATATATCAACATTACCAGGACTTGGCAGCAGCTTCAGATCAATGTGGCTGTGATGATCTAACATTCACTGGCAATGAATCAAATACCTTGTTCCTGGGGCAGAATGATAAAAGGTTATTGCATCATCAAACAGTCGATGTTTTCAggtatgcagaaacaaggaactgcaggccgaaacacttcttcagacacacagtactggagtaactcactggacaACAtgcttaggtgatgtttcgggttaagacccttcttcagactgatagtagttggaagctggaagagaggaggggcaggaggagttgtggcaggtaataggtgaacagaggcaaaggaggtggggtggggcggagggggagggggagggggaggggcgggaggggGGCTCCTTCTGAGGTAGCTTGGACACCTTGGCCGAGGTTTCAAATACTGTTTGAAGATTCAGGTCAATATTCGAATAATAATGGGAGCTGAGCTGTTTGGTGCTGCTGGTGTCAATTTCTTTACAAACGTTCAAATAGGGGAACCATTTACTTGCAATACCAATTAGATGCTCTCGGAACTTGGTACCCACAAAAACATAAAATAAGGGATTTAGACAGCAGTGGAAATAAGCAATGGTCCGACAAATTAAATATGCAAGAGTCAACTGATTCTCTACAGTGCAACGTGAAAAGAATGGGACCTGAAGATCAGTCAAGGAAAATAGGAAGATAATTACATTGTAAGGTGTCCAACAcaaaaagaacacaaccacaatacaaAATATAACTTTAACTGTTTTGTGCTTCTTCCTTGCCTTACATTTAACAACAGTGTTGAATATTTTATAATACGATAACACAATTATAATGAAAGGTGTTAAAAAGAACAGGATATTTTGCTGATAGCATCCTAACAGTTGCCACATTAGCTCATTGTCCTTTGGATAGTTGCTGATACAGAAAAGGTTTTGTTCTGCATCAGTGACAACATCGGCAAAGATAATTTCAGGAACTGCAGCTAAGATACTAATGCACCAAACTACCAAACAGGCCACCAGAACATTGCGGAACTTCCTGAATCTCACTGCAGTCAGAGCATGAACCACTGCAAAGTATCTGTCCACAGTCATCAATGTCAGTAGCATGATCCCACTGTAGTAGCCAATAAAGAAGATCATACTAATTATCTTGCACATGGCCTTGCCGAAGATCCATCCGTATGTGTGATCCACAGCCCAGAATGGAAGCGAGCACGCAAAAAGCAGATCAGAGATGACCAGATTCAAAATAAAGATGTCGGTCATGGTTTTCAGCTTCTCATATCTTATCAGGATCCACAAAACTAAAATATTCCCAATCAGGCTGATAATAAAAATAAGGCTGTACACAGTTGGTGTAAGTTTTGCTCCAAATGAATTAAGATGAACATTCTCACACAGTGTAACAAACTGTGAATAATCTGTTGACTCATTCGAATAATAATCTTCATCATAAAATGTATTGGTTTCTTCCATTCTttgtgggtgcttgtctgcaaTCGCCGTCCAAGAGTGATGAATTTCCAACTGGTAATAATTTTGTCTCCAATGTAGACTGCAGAGAAGAATAAATAACAAGATTCAGTGTGCATTTGGTAAAACAGTACAAGTAAAAATTCAGTTAGAGTCATATaatcatagagcacggaaacaggcccttcggtccaacttgcacttgcccaccaagatgcaccatatatgctagtcccacctgaccaTGCTTGATTAATGTTCCTCAAAACCTTTTCTAtcaacgtacctgtctaaatgtcttttaaggaTTGGTACCTACCTcacctacctcttctggcagccggTTCCATATATCGACCATTCTCTACTAcgtgataaagttgcccctcaggttccaataagGGGCGGCACCGAGGCGCAGCACTAAAGTTGCTGcatcacccgggtttgatcctgaataccggtgctgtcagtatgaagtttgcacgttcttcttgtGCCCCTCCGatgtggatgcaaaagtaggataacatagaactagtgtgaacaggtgattgatagtcggcgtggactcgatggaccaaagggcttgtttcctttcTGGATCTCTTCACTAAAACTTAAGAgatcagacatcagtctgaagaagggtctcgacctgaaacgtcacctattccttctctccatagatgctgcctcacctgctgagtttctccagcatttttgtctacctttaaaactAATCTAAGCTAAACCTTTCCCctggtcctctggtttttgattcccctactctgcataGAAGACTCACCCAATCCATTCCCATCACAAATGTATTCATCTCTATAAGctcaccctcagcctcctgtgctccaaggaataaagtccgagcctgcctaacctctcccaatagctcaggccctcaagtcctggcaacatccttgtaaatcgtctctgcactctttttagcttaacaacatccttcctgtagcagggtgcccaaaacaatacaccaaatgtggcctcacctacttgttgtacaactgtaacaaaacattccaacttctgaacccaatatcctgactgatggccAATATACCGAAAGCCTTCTCGACTACcctatgccactttcagggaattatgtacctgactcctcgatccctctgctctacaacacttcccagagcgtGTCATTCAgggtttgacatcccaaaatgcaacaccttacactcATGTGCattaactccattaaccattcctcagcaaacttgcccaactgatcaagatcctgctgttatTTTTAAtatcatctttgctatctacaataccacttaCCTTAGCATTATCAACAGTTATTAATCATGCTTTGTACTTTCTCACCTAAATCATTGCTATAAACCACAAAAGCAATGAGtctagcaccgatccctgaggcttaccactagtcacaggcctccagtctaaaAACAAGCTTCCTTCATCATACTCTGCCATCTTCCATGAAGATAATCCTCTATAGTCAGCTAGCTCTTGCtcaattccatgtgatctaatcttccagagcagcctaccatgcgagcATTattaaatgccttgctgaagtccatgtagaccatGTCTATGGCTTTGCCCTCGTCAACCCTTATGGTTCCTTCTTTAAAAATCTCAATCAGATTCAAGTCccgatctcccacgtacaaaaccatgctgagcatccctaatcagtccctgtttatccaatctgggaattatattctgcactctgtttctttcCTTTTGCTCTGtctatctgtttggatagcatggaaaACTCAGGTTGTCATTGTACCTTGctgatgtgacaataataaacctaaatctaaacctaaaatgCATGTTTATTGATACTCAGAATCCTCAGCCATAAGTTGCCtatcacagatgttaggctcactgatcTAGAGTTGAAAGACTTTTCCTTGCAGCCGTTCTTAAATACATAGTTCATGTCGAAACAGGAAATTGCAGATGTTTGtttacaaagagagacacaaagttatttcacaatctatgttctccagaggtgttgtctgacctgttgaattattcTGGCCCTTTTATAGTTTAAACTCACCTGGGGAGCACCTGCTAATCTACATGTCAGGATAGACatcctgttttgactgttttactgttttaatgttctttttacaaaccattttctcggggtatctaaatctaaattttattagttatttaagttatgacatcggatggaagctgcataccaaatctcattgcacttatgtgcaatgacgataaaatatattattatattattagacacaaaatgccgtgggacaggcagcttctctggagagaaggaatgggtggcatttcaggtcaagaccctttttcagacagagaatcaggggagtgggctacatagagatatggacgggtgaggtgtgaaagcaaaagatcaaaggggatgcggatcaaagaaaatgtagaatggatcattgttagctgcatgccaggatattggttaccctccagttcaggtgcaatccACCTCTTTTGTACACGTCACTTCTGGCCCAGAAGGAATCTCAATAATCGAAAATTCTGAATCCATGTACCCTACATCAACTTCTCAGCCATCCATTCATCTTCCTCATTCCCACCTTTTTTCCTCATTCCCACCCTCACTAGTCCATGGCACGGGGAGTATGCTGGAGATCACTTTccttggaggtcctgctttttaaccaTTTGCCTAACTCCCTACACTCATTACACAGGACATCCTTTTTCCTAACCATGTCATTTGTGCCATTGTGCACaacgacttagaaacatagaaacatagaaattaggtgcaggagtaggccattcggcccttcgagcctgcaccgccattcaatatgatcatggctgatcatccaactcagtatcccgtacctgccttctctccataccctctgatccccttagccacaagggccacatctaactccctcttaaatatagccaatgaactggcctcgactaccctctgtggcagagagttccagagattcaccactctctgtgtgaaaaaagttcttctcatctcggttttaaaggatttcccccttatccttaagctgtgaccccttgtcctggacttccccaacatcgagagcaatcttcctgcatctagcctgtccaaccccttaagaattttgtaagtttctataagatcccctcttaatatcctaaattctagagtataaaccaagtctatccagtctttcttcataagacagtcctgacatcccaggaatcagtctggtgaaccttctctgcactccctctatggcaataatgtccttcctcagatttggagaccaaaactgtacgcaatactccaggtgtggtctcaccaagaccctgtacaactgcagtagaacctccctgctcctatactcaaatccttttgctatgaaagctaacataccattcgctttcttcactgcctgctgcacctgcatgcccactttcaatgactggtgtaccatgacacccaggtctcgctgcatctccccttttcctaatcggccaccatttagataatagtctgctttcctgtttttgccaccaaaatggataacctcacatttatccacattataccgcatctgccaaacatttgcccactcacccagcctatccaagtcaccttgcagtctcctagcatcctcctcacagctaacattgccccccagcttagtgtcatccgcaaacttggagatattgccttcaattccctcatccagatcattaatatatattgtaaatagctggggtcccagcactgagccttgcggtaccccactagtcactgcctgccattgtgaaaaggacccgtttactcctactctttgcttcctgtttgccagccagttctctatccgcatcaatactgaacccccaatgccgtgtgctttaagtttgtatactaatctcttatgtgggaccttgtcgaaagccttctggaagtccagatacaccacatccactggttctcccctatccacgctactagttacatcctcgaaaaattctataagattcgtcagacatgatttaccttttgtaaatccatgctgactttgtccaatgatttcaccactttccaaatgtgctgctatcccatcttaaataactgactctagcagtttccccactaccgatgttagactaactggtctgtaattccccgttttctctctccctcccttcttaaaaagtggggttacgtttgctacccgccaatcctcaggaactactccagaatctaaagagttttgaaagattattactaatgcatccactatttctggagctacttccttaagtactctgggatgcagcctatctggccctggggatttatcggcctttaatccattcaatttacccaacaccacttcccggctaacctggatttcactcaattcctccaactcctttgacccgcggtcccctgctatttccggcagattatttatgtcttccttagtgaagacggaaccaaagtagttattcaattggtccgccatatccttgttccccatgatcaactcacctgtttctgactgcaagggacctacatttgttttaactaatctctttcttttcacatatctataaaaacttttgcagtcagtttttatgttccctgccagttttctttcataatctatttttcctttcctaattaagccctttgtcctcctctgctggtctctgaatttctcccagtatgctgctttttctggctaattcgtacgcatcatccttcgctttgatactatccctgatttcccttgttatccacggatgcactaacttccctgatttattcttttgccaaactgggatgaacaatttttgtagttcatccatgcagt from Amblyraja radiata isolate CabotCenter1 chromosome 2, sAmbRad1.1.pri, whole genome shotgun sequence carries:
- the LOC116985136 gene encoding C-C chemokine receptor type 4-like, which encodes MEETNTFYDEDYYSNESTDYSQFVTLCENVHLNSFGAKLTPTVYSLIFIISLIGNILVLWILIRYEKLKTMTDIFILNLVISDLLFACSLPFWAVDHTYGWIFGKAMCKIISMIFFIGYYSGIMLLTLMTVDRYFAVVHALTAVRFRKFRNVLVACLVVWCISILAAVPEIIFADVVTDAEQNLFCISNYPKDNELMWQLLGCYQQNILFFLTPFIIIVLSYYKIFNTVVKCKARKKHKTVKVIFCIVVVFFLCWTPYNVIIFLFSLTDLQVPFFSRCTVENQLTLAYLICRTIAYFHCCLNPLFYVFVGTKFREHLIGIASKWFPYLNVCKEIDTSSTKQLSSHYYSNIDLNLQTVFETSAKVSKLPQKDYISQSEKQQHHYMNINSILYDNIEIKVHKNMRKALFKDRGEARNLLEYAGKFYIVKI